DNA from Solenopsis invicta isolate M01_SB chromosome 4, UNIL_Sinv_3.0, whole genome shotgun sequence:
CGGTTAAGTTAGCCAGAGCTTGATCAATGTCTCCTTAAGAATTTCATacagtttttttccttttttcacacataatgtaaataatttttgtcatttttttacaaatgacaagattacaataaaaaattagcaTGCTACTGCATTTACTTAACATAAATAACATAGAGTGATCGTGAGAAAAATGTGGATTACCGTGATATCTCGCATCATTGAATTCTAAGCGTAACTATTACAATTACTTCGTtactatttagacattgtaagaTAGCTACTGATCATTAGTGCccgctttatttttataaaagctgaatttcaattttgtagatagcagatatttttacaaatgtgtacactctttacataattttgaaaaatacattggatattaattttttaaccttATAATAACTTGAAGGTCTTGCATGtggttttcaaataatgtaattgaatttaaaatgtgCGACGTAATGTATGTACGCATctgtatgtaaaattatgtgCGAGAGGCCAGGCTACTTGGTAAAAGTATTCTGACTATCGTGACTAATGTTATGATCGTATTGAAGATGTTGCATAATTCTAGTTATACTAGTATCATGCAACATCTTCTCTACGCATCACTAATATTTTCCAGtgcagcaaaaaaattattttttatgctaaaaaagttagtttaaagaaatgattttttttgcaaataaaagtatattttatgtataaaaagccTATTTACATTATAGCACTTATTAGCGTGTAAGAACTACGAAGGAtcaattcgtaatttttttataaataacagtGTCTTTTATAACATTGGTTGGTAGTATGCTATGACCTCTCTCCCATTTTACAAACGcatccttctttctctcttcagtAAATTATGTTCAATCCTTACATCTATATGAATTTGTCTATAGGATGATTGTGGTAGAATTTTATGGCTAACAAACTTGtgtcaataataattatgttacgtTAATATCTACTAAGTTATttgaagaaaacaaaatagtatttcCCTTCTCTCCCCTAGTATCAATAGATAGCACTGacaacttaattttatttattgcgaTGCCTATGGCGTCTCTTTAGCGTCAGCATtgaatatatgtttttatatctttttatgttCACAATGTGCAATGTCATGTCATACGTTTTCTTTTAAACGAGCATTTACGTAAGCAATCTTAAACgttatatttatctataatgATTATCAAATAAGATTAACAGTTTCTTTACACaaagtattattcatattaacaataataagtaaaattagaaATGATAATGTGAATAACTCAATAACACGATTCAAATTTTCtcacaaaataatatgaagTTACGATTTGTGTTAGGCGACAAATTATTTGGGAGTAAAACCAAAAGTCGAAGTGAAAATGGCACAGCCGGTACCTTTATGGAAATTAGCCGCTGCTAGCGGTCCGTACGTGAGACTTGCAGCTCTCAGCGGTGCAGCAGCTGTGATTCTCGGTGCTTTCGGATCCCACCGTAAGTCAATTGctgtatataaattgtattttttactatattaaattCAGGGttcgataatatatttttttaagctaagttaagttaaagtttataataagccattatttttaatatggccattaattttatacaatttagatGCATTAAAAGTTGCGTGAATGAAAAACTCAAACGTTAAGATTAACTTTTATAGAAAACGCTATTTGtattagaatatattagtttttaaaatagattaaataagagaccaattacaatattatgaattatcaaattaatttaatattttatttacaagtttatataaaataagtttttttttataggaatgtattattcttttatatatatatatatatatatatatatatatatatttttttttttaggtaaattCTTAACTTAGGAAAAAACTAATACGTTAAgaggtttttattttttaaataactaattgaagttaaaaataaactcatttaaattaattaaattaaaagttaactttttaatCAACCTTGCTTAAACCTTGTACGAATGCAAGACTTGATTCAATCAAATGTTCTGTGCTTCGCAGGACATTACTCTAAGGATGAGATAGGACAGGAGCAACGTCGTATCTTCGAAACAGCGAATCGATATCATTTTATACACACTTTGGCCTTGCTCGGGTTACCGTTGTGCAAATTCCCAGCCTTGGTAAGTTGAACATCATCATCAATCCACAATGGTTGCATTATATATGGAAAGTgcgtaataaatttctttattgtaGGCAGCAACTTTTATGCTCTCTGGAATGGTACTATTTTGCGGTAGCTGCTATTATACTGCATTAACCAATAATAGACGATTCAGCACGATAACACCGGCCGGGGGATTTTGCTTTATACTGGCATGGTTCAGTATGTTCTTGTAAATATCGCTGTAGAAATAGGCGCTTAATACAGGGACACAAATAAGTGATAAGTCAAGCAACACAATGTGTGTGCGCGATGTAAGAAAAGAGAAACAATATTTGATAGCATTAAGAATGAATggttaaagattttatatatgaatggttaaagattttatataaaagaaagagataaaaaggaagatatttaaaaaaaatgtgaataaaataatttttgcatataaatatcACTGAGTGTACTcgacaattatttatttccagAAGATAATAGAggttaaagtaaataaaaaatataattttacggTTATTCGAATGGATTTTAAATATTCCTTAGAAAATAACAGCGTGTCTCTTATGCAATTCCCGATACTTGTGTGTCTCGTCGATGTGTTTCAAAAGATACATTCCTTTAGCGAACAGATTTATATGATACCTGTATGTTTATTGAAGGCTtctgaagaaaaaaagaaaaaaaaagattccgaataaaaagtaaaatttgtttatactattaattcgatataaatatatcctttgtttataatattaatgacatGGGTTTTGGATCGCGTATTCTGAATTGTTAGGGCCATGGCACTCAAAAGAACTTGAGCAGTaagaaaatcaagaatttgtATTTGTTACAGTCTACATTATGCCTGAAATTCTTGACTGTGATTGGCTGATTTGTTTATTATCATagttttattaagtttttctgTGTACCATGACCTTTTAGGACTATCGCACACACTTTGCATAACCATAACATGTGTACCGCCAGAATTGCTAATCGCAGTCGAGAATATCAAAAATGTAaggtcattatttttaaactctcAGCTTTGATTGACCGATTCTTATAATACATCTTACAGTTACGGAAAGTGCGTAGTAGTCCTCGTACATTTTACGATGGTGCCTATACCCAAGCCTCCTCTGCCTTGTGTTTCTTGGTTTCTTTGCGCATTATACCATCACTCGTGATTCGTCGTCACAAAgtgaaaaatagaataaaaaaaaataattatgcaatgtGTTGTGTTTACACACTTAGTAACGTAATCATGGTAATGTAAGGTACATCGACGTGTATCAGCATACAGTGTATCTcaggagaaaaaaattctatagcGGTAAATACggcaacataaaataaattacaaatttccgCTAATAAAGATgcgattttcaaaatttgactctCCTGAAGGATACAACAAAATCGAGAACATCCGCTCGCGTGCGCGATATACATTATTACACAAAACTTGACAATgtaaaattcaaacaaattcTAACGTATAGATGTTTAGTTTGCTGTTAATCACACTATTCCTCTCGCATAGCTTTCATATAGACTCTGCGTTTCTGCGCGGTGACATAAGAAAGTAATGTACTTTGTATTTATCCATTTGATATACACCAGCTTCACTTACTTTATATCCATTCTATTTCGTATCATACAGTtcttttacaattcttttttttttctttttttgtcctCTAAATACGACGACTTGCTTGTAAGTAAATGGATATTGGAATTTCCCTTCGATTCACGCGCATGTGTCGCCGATGGCGATCCTGGCGATTCCGGTTGCACTCTTACGCAGCTAAATAAAGTAACGATTGGGGTGGGGTGGGGGGGAGGGTCAATtacttagaataaaaatatcgaataacaTTGATGAACGTTATACATTGATTGATTAAACTTAAATGTAGGAGCGTTGCGCAACATGATTCGCGCATCGCGTTTTCGGTCGTTGGAACTTAAAAGCGACGCGAACACGAAGAGATCGATTACAAAATAGAGAATAGCAGCGAGAGACACGATATTGTGTGTATGTTTGTCAGGAAATAGCGTTGTTTCCGACAAGAGACACGCTCGCGTGCTTCCGTCGCAGGCGTGCGCGTCTCCTTGCTGATTTTAGCtcgtaaatttttgtttcttccGCGATTGTGGAACACGGGAGGGAAGGGGGATTGGCGACGTATGGCGATGCTTTTTAACGCACCactgatataaaatttacttatactAGTAAACGTCCTcctctttctcgctctttcgGGCTGTCATATTCAGTTAGTATAGTATTTTTTCATAGCAATATCATTTTTCTCGTTACTATcatataaagtatttatatcGACTTGTGTATATTAAACTATATTtacaatctttttcttttttttttttttattgtaacacaCTGAAGATAAGTTTCTTTTCCCTAAAAAACGAGGTCGCTTCCAAGCCATTCGCTTCGTAGCTGTTCGCGAGAGCGTAAACTCACGCGATTCGGTTAATTATGCAGTTTTGCACTTTTCTTCCTGATCAAAATATATCACAATCcaaatcgcaaaaataaaaaacaccAAAAGAAAGAAGTATTACTCGGacgaattttttcaaaaaatgaagAGTGTCTTTAAAAGAAATCACATAAAATAGTAAAACCGTTGTCACATTGGATTTACTCACTGGCGATGTATGTAAATTTCACGTGGATCTTAAACGAAGTTCGAACATGCGGCTTggataatataagaataaagaagaaaatgagGCGCTGATCTTCCATCCGTTTCTAGGAGAGATGGAACGAGTGTTGACCCTCTTGCGCGGCTATCCGTAACTTTTCCCGCATTATTTCCAAAGTGGTATAATCAGGCAGTTTTAGGTAGTTAACGCAAGTCATTACTGATGGTAGAAAATCGTCTGTCTTCATAGACGGATCAAAGGTTTTGCGCACTATTGTTAACGGAGGTGTTAAGCTTTTGaaacctaaaaaaattataagtattgTATACTTCATTGTCGTGATTTCTCTCACGtacaatataagtaaaaaatgacGATGGTCAAGTATTTACCTCCAACAGGCAAGCGAGGTGAACCGGTGACGAACTGAATAAACTGTCGCTGTTCCTCGCTGTTATACTTGGCCATGACCTCGAACAGAAAACGAATGGCCCGCGAATCCGGCGTATAACCGTGATCGGTCCTACAGCATTCGGCAAGAATTTTTACATCCCATTGTCCGCCGGTTTGCGCGTGGCCGCAAAATACCGCCTCTAGCTCCTCCGGGAAGAACAGTCTCAGTTGCGACGGAGGGAATACCGACTCAAAACCTTCCCGAAAAGCTTCCATTTGCCTGAACACTCCTTCATACAAGAACCAGTGAACCACCAGCTGAAATTTTACAGAGATTGCGTGATCACCTTGATCCCTCAAACTGACAAAGGGAAGCATCAAACAATGCATTTACCTTGATATATTGATCCAGATTGTGAATAGTAACAGGTATTTCGCTTCCGCCCTTTCTCAATTCGATATTCTCATAGCCCGGCAACTCGAACACGAGACCCAGTTCGGAAATCGGGCACGAATCTAAATCGAGAGCCTCTATTAACTGCGCTTTCTCATGCGATCGTAGAGTCTGATCCTTCTCCATAGCTTCCTTCTTTCTTACGACCTCTTGGAGCTTGTTAAGAGTGCGATACACGTCGGGACATACATACGCCAAGTCTGCTAACGTAAGAGTATGCTCCTCTCCCAATAACCAGCGGTAAAACGTCAAACTAAATGGCAAGTCCaactgaaagaaagaaaaaaaaatgatgcgTTAAAGGCACTGATCAAAGGGAGATTTGAAAAGATTTTGTGAacaagaaacgtttattttaccATTCTGGAGTCGTATATCGCTTTCGCCATGAATTTCCCAAGGAATTTGAACTTGGTCTTTAATTTTGCTAGATGCGACACCTTAGTATTCCATGGGATTGGCGTTGGGAAGAGTCCGTGCGAGGAATTAACATATCCGTTTTCGGTAGGATTCGAACTGCCGTTCCACAAGTCTAAATCGGCGCGTTGCAGTTCCTTAGAGACTAGAGCGTAGAATTCCAAAGTAGGACCGAGGCCGGTGCCAACCTGCAATACAAATATCACGTTAAAGAGTTGTAATGAGATTAACAACTCGATGGGAGACGTGTGCATGAAAAATCGACCAACCTCGTTAACGTATTGCA
Protein-coding regions in this window:
- the LOC105195848 gene encoding transmembrane protein 256; this translates as MGLQDAVYTTVTLPFNVLYKTSTGAASYAWNAAASATNYLGVKPKVEVKMAQPVPLWKLAAASGPYVRLAALSGAAAVILGAFGSHRHYSKDEIGQEQRRIFETANRYHFIHTLALLGLPLCKFPALAATFMLSGMVLFCGSCYYTALTNNRRFSTITPAGGFCFILAWFSMFL